In the Candidatus Ryanbacteria bacterium CG10_big_fil_rev_8_21_14_0_10_43_42 genome, CTTGCCGAAAATAATTATGAGTTGTGGGGATCGGAGCTTGTCTTGATGACGGACGATGTTTATCCCATTCGTACATATGTGGAGTTTGAATCCATGGATGAATATGCTCAGTTGGATCCCATTGCCACGCTCGTTGAAATGTTGAGTAAGTTGCAGGTGGAAGAGGAGCTTTGGATACAGTTTATTATTGTTCCGGCGGGTATGGAATGGCGCGCAAAAGGGCAAAAAGTGGTTGAAGGGTTGCGTACTCAGTCAAGCAAAACAACTATAATAGGAGGAGAGAGTACGGTATCCATGGTGGATAGAACACCCGGACAAACAGATATTATAAAAGCAATAGAGCGTAATATTTCAAAGCCGGGATATTATACCGTTATTCGCTATGTTTATATAGCACCTAAAAGTATCTACAATAAGGATCTTGCACGAACCGGTATCCCAAGCGCGTTTAATCAGTATCAAGCACAAACACTAAATGCCTTTCGGCATGATTTTAGTGTACGCACGCAAACAATATGGCATAAGCATCCTTATTTTTTCCCCACCTGGCGGCTTTTACAAAGACGAAAGTCTATTTACGATTCATTTATAAAGCGTTCATTTCCGGAAGCGCCATTCTTTAAGCAATTATTCACCGGACAAACACTGTCGGCGGATATTCCCATTTTTAACACAGAAGAACTGGCAACGTTGTATCATTATCCAACAGATATTGTTCTTACCGCGCCGTCAATGAAGCGCGTGGAGTCGAAGAAGGTGGGTCCTCCCGCGGGACTTCCTATTTTTCAGGAAACGGGAGATAGTATTCAGGGTTTTAAGAATAAATAAAGAAACGATATGGATGGATCGGTGTCATATACCATACTTGCTGTCATAAAATCACTTGCGCTTCTTATTACGTTATTTTCATGGGTAATGATTGTTTATGCTATTATGAAAAAGCGGGAATTTATGGAAGCTCGTCCCGGAGACATGCTGGCGAAGAATACGGAACCAAAAAAAGATCCCGATTTACAGAATAATATTCGTACCCAAAAAATTGCCCGCGAAGGATGGACGCGTATCACCGGCAAGATAGATGCAACAGAACAAAAAGATTTTAAATCGGCAATTATTGAAGCGGATGCATTGGTTGATGCCGTACTAAAAGCGTATAATTATTCGGGTGAAACCATGGGAGATCGTATGAAATCCATAAAAAAGGATGAACTGCCAAGTCTGGATGATTTATGGCAAATACATAAACTGCGCAATACTGTTGCGCACCATCCTACGTACGAAATTACCTCAAAGAGGGGAGAAAGTGCTCTTAAAACATACGAAAAAATACTGCGGGAATTGGGGGCAATATAAATACAAAAACTATGTATACTAATCTTTAAAAATGGATGACAGCGTAGCCTATTTTGCAAAAACAAATTTCCGCAATAAAGAGCGGATGTTTGGTATACAAAAAAAAGACCGCCGCCAGCACATGTATGTTATCGGACAGACCGGTACGGGGAAATCGACGTTTCTTAAAAATATTGCGCTTCAAGATATACGATCGGGGCATGGTATTTGTATTGTTGATCCGCACGGAGAATTTGTGGAAGAAGTTCTCGAAATGATTCCATCGGAGCGCATTCGAGACGTTATTTATTTTAACCCGGCCGATAGTAATAATCCGGTAGGTTTTAATGTCCTCGAAGTGCCGGAACAGACAACGAATACGGATTACCGTACCATTGCCGCCTCGGGTCTTATGGGGATTTTTACCAAAATTTGGGCGAATGTCTGGTCATCGCGAATGGAATATATTCTCAATAACGCCGTACTTGCCCTTCTTGAAATGCCGGGCGCAACGCTTTTGGGTATTCAACGTATTCTTATCGATAAAGAATACCGCAAAGAAGTGCTCTCTCATGTGAAAAACGATCAAGTGCGCGCTTTTTGGACGCAGGAATACGATTTATGGGAGCCGCGATTTCGTAATGAAGCCATAGCGGCCATTCAAAACAAAGTGGGACAATTTTTATCTTCTCCCCTTATTCGTAATATCGTAGGACAGCCAAAAACATCACTTAATCTGTATGATGCGATGAATCAAGAGAAGATTATTTTGGTAAATGTATCGAAGGGGCGTATCGGGGAAGATAATTCCCAGCTTTTGGGAGCTATGATTATTACCAAAATTCAGTTGGCAGCCATGGAGCGTGTACAAATTCCTGAAGATGATCGGAAGGATTTTTACTTATATGTTGATGAGTTTCAAAATTTTGCAACGGATTCATTTGCGTCCATTCTTTCCGAGGCGCGTAAATATCGTCTGAATATTATCATTGCTCATCAATACATCGGACAACTCGTTACCGAAACAAGCACCAAAGTGCGGGACGCTGTTTTTGGAAACGTGGGCACAATGGTTACGTTTCGCGTGGGTGCTACGGATGCGGAGTTTTTGGAAAAAGAATTTGCGCCGGAAGTAACCATTCAGGATTTAGTCGGTCTTCCTAATCATAATATTTTTCTAAAACTTATGATTAACAATGTGCGGTGCGCGCCGTTTTCAGCAACAACTCTGCCGCCATTAGCTATTGATACCGAAGAGCGTACAGCGGAAAAAATAATAGAATATTCTCGAAAGACCTATGCACGTAATAAAGATGAGGTAGAAACGGAAATACGTGCACTAAGCAAGATAATTGATGCCATACCCCAGTCCAAGTCGCATAAGCCGATATCGCCTGTAAGGTCGGACCACGCACCTGCGCGTCCTGTTATCGTGCCTCGGCGAGAACCGCCCAAACAGCATGAGTCGTATTCTTCATCGCACGTAAAAAAGGAGAAGGAAGATGTTCCTGTTCCGCAACCAACAAAACCGGTAGAGCCCAAAAAAGTTCTTTCACTGGCATCTCTTCTTCCCAAAAAAGAAGAAAAGAATGACGCTACTGATATAAGAAAAGAGTACACATCACGAAAGGAAGAAAAAAAGCCGGAACGGAAAAAGAGGCCGGCAGGTATGACAGATTTAAGAGAAGCTCTTCATCGCGCACTGCAAAAAAAGAATTCTCCTGTGCGGGAAAACACGCAAACATCTTCGTCAAAAGAAACAAAGCAAGAAGTGCGCGGAGAACGGCTTGAGCCCGGGCAAAGTGTAAAGCTGTAATACTCTTAGGTACGCGTTATGTAACCCGCTCAACGTACGCCCCCGTTTCTGTGTTAATGCGTACGATATCTCCGGGCTCAATAAACATGGGAGTATTTATTACAGCCCCTGTTTCGAGAGTAACCTGTTTAACGCCTCCTTGTGCTGTATTTCCCTTTACGGCCGGTGGTGCTTCTTTTACGGCAATATCCACTTTTATGGGAAGGACGATATCCAGGAGCTTATCGTTGATGTAGCGTGCGAGTATTTCGGATTGCGGCTTCAAGTATTTTATTTTGTCTCCCAACGCATCTATTGCTATAACAAAGCGCTCGCCGGGTTTACCGGAGGGGTAAAATGTGCAGGTATCTTTATTGCAAAATACAAAGATAGCGGATTTTTTCTCTATGGACAACTCCTTAAAGGTGTCCGATTGCTTGAATGTCTGGCTTGATACGGATCCCGTTTTAAGGTTGCGTATTTTTGTTTGTGCCACGGGACGGCGCTGTTGCATGCGCATAAAATTATACTCAACCACTTCGTAGGGTTCGCCGTTCCATTCGAAAAGAGTTCCTTTTTTTAGCTCGTTATAGTCCAGCATTATGTTATGTGTAGTTTATAACAATATCTCAAAAATAACGGGATATATTACATGTTGCATACGGTGTATTTTGAGTGCAGGTTGATTTTACGCCATTTTTAGCTACAATTCAACCTATGGCAGAATCAAGTACAAAAACGGAATATGAAGTCGTTGTTGGTATTGAGGTGCATGCGGAGTTAAATACGCGCACGAAGATGTTTTGTTCATCCCGGAATGATCCGCATGAGTCTCATCCCAATATGAATATTTGTCCGGTATGTATGGGGCATCCCGGGACATTGCCGGTTATTAACAGGGAAGCTGTAATGAAGGTTATTCGGGTTGGACTTGCTTTGAGAGGAGAAATTAATGCGTTTTCACAATTTGACCGTAAGAATTACTTTTATCCTGACTTGCCAAAAGGATATCAGATATCACAGTTTGAATATCCCATCGTAACGGGGGGCATGTTAGACGGTGTTCATATAACGCGTGTTCACTTGGAGGAAGATGCCGGACGGCTTCAGCACATGCCGGACAACACGCTCGTGGACTATAACCGTGCCGGCGTGCCTCTTATGGAACTAGTAACGGAGCCGGATATTCGTTCCGCCGCGGATGCAAAACATTTTGCAGAAGAGCTTCGCGCGCTTCTTCGATATGTCGGTGCGTCGGATGCCGATATGGAAAAGGGGCAAATGCGCATAGAAGCAAATATCAGTTTGCGTCCCAAAGGAGAAGAAGTATTCGGCACGAAGGTGGAAGTTAAAAATATTAATTCATTCCGTGCGGTAGAGAAAGCTATTGAATATGAAATGGACCGACAGGCTGTATTATTGGATGCGGGAGAGAATATAACACAGGAAACGCGCGGATGGAATGACGTAAAGGGGATAACGGTATCTCAACGTAAGAAGGAAGGGTCGTCCGATTATCGCTACTTTCCGGAGCCGGACTTACCGCCTCTCCATCTTACCAAAGAGGAAGGATGGGACATTGAGGCTATTCGAAATACATTACCGGAACTCCCCGCGGAAAAGCGAGAGCGTTTTTCAAAACAGTACCCTATAAATGAAAAACAGCGCGAAACACTTATCGCCGATAAAGCATATGCGGATTATTTTGAGCAGGCGGCATCGGAACTTCGTGAATGGCTGAACGGCAAACAAGAATCGAAAGGTGAAGAAAGGGCTATTACGCTCTTGGCGAATTATCTTACATCGGACGTTCAGGCTCTGATGATTGAAAAAAGTGCACACATATCACAAATTCTCATAACACCGGAGAATCTTGCCGAGCTTGTAAAAATGATTTTCACCAATGAAATATCCTCACGAGTAGCAAAAGATGTGCTCATGCGCATGTTTGCCGATGGGTCCGATCCGTCCGTTATTGTACACGAAGAAGGGCTTGCGCAGGTGAGCGACGCGGGCGCTCTCGAGACGGTTGCAAAAGAAGTTGTAGAGGAGAACGTAAAGATGGCGGAAGATTATAAGAACGGGAAAGAACCTGCTTTGCAGGCGCTAGTCGGAAAAGTAATGGCAAAAACAAAGGGAGCCGCCAATCCGCAGGTGGTACGAGACGTATTGACGCAATTATTACAGGAGTAATATTATGCATGCATGAGTCTTCGACGCCTCCTCATCATAAGAGGAAAGTAGGCGGAACGACCATTATAGCGGAGGCATGGTTATCGTAACCATGCCTCATTTACGTCTAGATTACTTATTGCATAAGTTTAAGCTCTGCTGGGTATGCTGGAAGGGGTGTTGCATGTATGTAACGCCTTTTAATATGCAAGAAATACCTGTATAAGATCTTCCGCTTCTTCTTGGCTGGAAATCCATCGAATATTTTTATCTCTCTTAAACCATGTCATTTGGCGTTTTGCGTATTGCCAGTTTTTTTGTATGAGAACATGCTCCAGCTCTTGTAAGCTTCCGAAGACCTCATTCTCGGGAGCTTTTAAATACTCCAATGCATAAGAATATTCAAAGCCAAGTTCGCGGATGCGTTCTTTTGGTATGCCGTTTTTTATAAGACTCTGCACTTCATTAATGAGGCCGTTTTCCAGCATGTCATGCACCATATGAGTAATGCGTTTTTTTGTTTCTTCTTCGGTTCGTTTTATACCGAGCATAAGCGTGTTATATTGCGGATCCTTTTTTATGAGAGGGACCGATCCGAGTGCCGTTGTAATTTCTATCGCGCGTATAAGGCGCCGTGGATTATCAGGATCAATAGCGTCCGCACGCGCCGGATCGCATTTTTGCAGGAGTGCAAAAAGTTCTTTCGTTGTTTTTTCGGATAAGTCTTCACGGAGTTTTTTATTGGGAGGTACTTTCGGCGGTACGATGCCGTATACAACGGCATCTATATAGAGTCCGGTACCGCCAACGAGGAAGGGTGTTTTGTCGCGCGAGAGAATGTCTTTTATTGCTTTGTCGGCACAGTTTTTAAATTCAGCGACTGTATATGTTTCTTTTGGATCTATAAAATCAATGCAATAATGGGGAATATTCTTATAGGTGAATGTCGTTTTTTCCATTCCATCTCTTTTTTGCCATTGCCCGGAAATTTTATTCGTACCAATAGCAAGGTCTCTATACACTTGCCGGGAGTCAGCCGATATAATTTCACCGTCATATTTTTTAGCCAAAAAAACCGCCAACTCGGATTTTCCGGATGCGGTTGGTCCTACGATTGCAATAAGGGAGCGTGCCGGCATTTTTATCTACAAAATATGTTCAAATTTTTTAAGCAGTGCGTCAATTTTTTGTACGCCGCCGTCTTTATTGCCATGTTCGCGTACGCTCACCGTTTCGGCATCTTTTTCTTTTTCACCGATAATAAGAAGATAAGGAATCTTTTCTTTTTCGCCCTCGCGGATTTTTTTACCGATAGATTCATTGCGCGTATCAAGTTCCACACGAATATTATGTTCTACAAGTTTTTGCATAACGGTATGGGCATAGTCATGTACTTTGTCGTTTATTGAAAGTACTTTTACCTGAACCGGCGCGAGCCAGAATGGAAATGCACCGGCGTAATGCTCAATTAAGAGTCCGAAAAAACGCTCGGGAGATCCGGTAATGGCGCTATGCACCATAACGGGGCGCCGTTTTTTGCCTTTTTCATCGATATATTCGAGATTAAAGCGTTCCGGCTGATTGAAATCTATTTGAATGGTGGAAATTTGCCATTCCCGTGCGAGTGCGTCTTTCACAATAAGATCCATTTTAGGGCCGTAAAAAGCCGCTTCGCCTTCTGCGGTAACAAAGTCTATGGCATTATTTTTAAGAAGTTTTTTGAGTGTTGCCTGTGATTTTTTCCATACGGCATCAGTGCCAAGATATCCTTCTTTATTTTTTTCATCACGAAGGGATAGGCGGATATAATAAGAAAGCCCGTAGCGCTTCATGGCAGTATTAATGCTGGTAAGAACATTTTTAAATTCTTGTTCTACTTGATCTTCCCGTAGAAATGCGTGTCCGTCATCCTGGGAAAAGGATCGAAGGCGAGTAAGACCGGAAAGCTCTCCCGGTTTTTCATCCCGATAAAGAAGAGAGAAGTCGGCATAACGAACGGGCAGATCCTTATAGCTCCGTATTTCCGAAGCATAAATTTGCGTATGCTGGGGACAATTCATGGGCTTTAGAAAATACGCTTCTTTTGAATAGTTTGATGATACATGAAACATATCATCCTTGAACTTTTCATAATGTCCCGAATTCATGAAAAGTTTGTCTTTATTTATTTGGGGTGTTTGCACTTCTTCATACCCGATTTCGGTACGAAGCGCATGCGAGAAGTTTTTAATGCGACGCAATATACCGGCGCCCTTGGGGGTGTAAAGAGGAAGACCGGGACCAACTATGTCCGAAAATACAAAAAGTCCAAGCTCGCGGCCGAGTTTTCTATGATCGCGCCGTACGGCCTCTTCCAAAAGCATAAGGTGGTCTTCCAGTTCTTTTACTGTTGAAAATGCCACGCCGTATATGCGGGTAAGTTGGGGATTTTTTTCATCACCGCGCCAGTATGCCCCTGCGAGTTTCAAAAGCTTGAACGCATCGGGATTGATTTCCTTTGTGTTTTTAACATGTCCGCCCTTGCAAAGATCCACAAAATTACCGGTTGTATATGCGGTTAAATCTTTTTTATCTTTCGTGAATTCTTTTATTAAATCAAGTTTAAACGGTTGGTTTTTAAAAAGAGAACGCGCTTTTTGGGGAGTAATTTTTTCGCTGGAGAACGGAAGATTTTCATTGATAATTTCTCGCATGCGTTTTTCAATGGCAGGAAGCTCATCTTCGCTTATTGGTTTGGAAAATTTAATATCGTAGTAAAAACCGGTATCAATAGCGGGTCCAATGCCCAGCTCCGCCTTGGGATACTTTTCCAAAACGGCGGTGGCCAAAATATGCGCCAGTGAGTGGCGGATATGCTCTATATTGGTGTTCGATTTTTTGTTTTGAGTCATGGGTGGATTGTAGCAAAAATTGAGAGAAAGGGAATATCGGCATTTTTTATCCTTAGCTATACCATAACTATAATTTCGTCGCAGATAATGGAAGTTTCACCCTCCCGTTCGTTTGTTTTTCCTTTTATGGATATGCAATTTTCTTCTTTTAAGTGTTCGCCATATTTTTTAAGCGCACTGGGGAATACGACAGCTTCGATGGTATCGGACAGATCCTCAATGCGAAGGAATGCCATGGTGTCTCCTTTTTTCGTGAGAATTTTTTTCATGTTTGAAATAAGCCCCGCCGTTGTAATGGCGGCACCGGAGCGGAATTGTTTTACGGTCGCTATGCTGGAATTCGATCGCGGAATTTTTTCTTTGAATGGATCAAGCGGATGTCCGGATACATACAATCCCAAGAGTTCCTTTTCCCAGCGAAGGCGTTCGGTCATAGACGCGGCTTCTACGGACGGAAGGCGGAGAAGAGGTGCTGTTTGTTCGGCGGGAAGAAGGGTAAACAGGGAAGACTGATTTTGCATTTTTGCCCTGCCGGCTTCACGTACATAATCCAAAATGGCATCCATATTAAGAAGTATGCGATTACGTTCCTCCAGATCATCAAACGTACCCGATTTTACGAGTGCCTCAAGGGATTTTTTATTGATGGTGCCCGCATTCATCCGGTTAAGAAAGTCTTCAAACGAAGTGAATACGCCGCCGGCTTTGCGTTCTTCTATAATGGCATCCGTAGTATTACTGCCTAAATTTTTAATGGCGGCAAATCCGAAGCGTATTTCATGTTCGGATACGATGGTAAAATCTCTATTGCTGGCATTTATGCTCGGTGGGGATACTGTTATATTAATGTTTTTGCATTCGCCTACCAAAAAAGCCATACGCTCAACATTTTTAGCATCGGCATTCATAATGGCGGCCATAAATTCTGCCGGATAGTGTACTTTAAGATATGCGGTTTGGTATGCAATAAGTGCATAACACGCCGCATGACTGCGGTTAAAACCATATCGGGCGAATGGCGGAAATAATTCCCATATGGCTTCGGCGGTTTCTTTCGGAATATCATTTTTCACCATGCCCGATATAAGTTTTTCTTGCTGTTCGGCAAGGAGATCCACAATTTTTTTACCGATTGCCTTTCGGAGCGTATCGGCTTCGGCAAGTGTGAAGCCGGCAAGGTCGCGCGCTATACGCATCATTTGTTCCTGATAGATACCAATGCCATAGGTACTGCGAAGTATGGGTTCCAGTTTGGGGTGCAGATGGGTAATTTTTTCCTCTCCGTGTTTTCGCTTAATGTATGATGGAATAAGTTCCATCGGGCCGGGACGATATAAGGAAACCATGGCAATAAGATCTTCAAATTCACTCGGACGAAGTTCTTTTAAGTATCTGCGCATACCTGCCGATTCAAACTGAAAGAATCCCGTCGTTTCTCCGCTTTTAAAAGGTTCAAATACACGCTCATCATCCAGAGGGATATCGTCAATTACAAGGGTAACGCCATGGCGTTCTTTAATGCGCAAAAGAGCATCTTCAATAATGCTTAAGTTGGCAAGACCGAGAAAATCCACTTTCAAAAGTCCCAAATCTTCCACGGCATGCATTTCGTACTGCGTAACAAGCGATTTTGCCGATTCTTCTCCGCCGCCGCTGGTGGCATACTGAAGCGGCATAACGTCCGTCAGGGAATCTTTGGTAATAACAACACCGCACGCATGCGTGGAGGCGTGCCGCACAACGCCTTCCAGTTTTTTAGCGGCATCCAGAAGTTCTTTTGTTTGCGGATCTTTTTTGTATAATTCTTCCAATTCGGCAACTTCGGCGAGAGCTTTTTCAAGACCGTATCCAAACGGGATGAGTTTTGCAATGCGGTCACAGAATCCATATGGAAGCCCCATAGCGCGTCCGGTGTCCCGTATAGCGGCTCGTGCCGCCATGGTGCCAAAGGTGATAATTTGCGCCACATGGTCGCGCCCGTATTTTCGGGAAACATATTCAATAACTTCATCACGGCGTGTATCGGCAAAATCCAGGTCAATATCGGGTGGACTGATGCGGTCCGGATTCATAAACCGCTCAAAGAGAAGATTATAATAAATAGGGTCAACGTTCGTGATGCCGAGAATATACGCCACTATGGATCCGGCGGCGGAACCGCGTCCGGGACCCACTACAATACCTTGATCTTTCGCCCAATTTACGAAATCCTGCACCATCAGAAAATAGGTGGTAAATCCGGTTTTCTCAAATACGGAAAGCTCATAGTGCATGCGGTCATAAATTTCCTTTGCAGGTTCGGGGTATCGGTTTTTAATACGACTTTCACACATTTCTTTAAGATATTCGGCATCTGTTTTTCCATCGGGGATAGGGTAATGGGGAAGTTGTATGGTGCCGAGCTCAAGTTTGAGATTGCATTTTTCTGCAACACGCAGAGTATTTTCAACAGCCTCCGGTATATGAGGAAATAATTCCTTCATTTCTTCCGGTGCCCGCACGGAATAATCATCCGATTTCATAGACATACGATTTGGATCACCCACGTGGGAGTTTGTTTGTATGGCGAGAAGCACGTCATGAGCGGCGGCATCTTCGGTATGGAGATAATGCGCATCCTGCGTTGCAACGAGGGGTATGGCGTTTGCGCGCGCGAATACGATAAGATCATCCACTACTTTTGGGTAATTCGGTACATTGGGATGATTGCCGATTTCAATATAAAAATTATCCGCACCGAAAATACTTCTATATTCGTCGGCAAGCTCTTTAGCTCTTTCTTGATCGTTTATTAAAAGGGCTTGCGGAATCTCGCCCGACAAACATCCCGAAAGGGCGATAAGGCCGTCGGCATGTTTCTTAAGAAGATTCTTGTCCATGCGGGGTTTGTAGTAATAGCCCTCCAGATTAGATGCCGTTACAAGTTTAAGAAGGTTTTTGTA is a window encoding:
- a CDS encoding elongation factor P, translating into MLDYNELKKGTLFEWNGEPYEVVEYNFMRMQQRRPVAQTKIRNLKTGSVSSQTFKQSDTFKELSIEKKSAIFVFCNKDTCTFYPSGKPGERFVIAIDALGDKIKYLKPQSEILARYINDKLLDIVLPIKVDIAVKEAPPAVKGNTAQGGVKQVTLETGAVINTPMFIEPGDIVRINTETGAYVERVT
- a CDS encoding Asp-tRNA(Asn)/Glu-tRNA(Gln) amidotransferase subunit GatB, which codes for MAESSTKTEYEVVVGIEVHAELNTRTKMFCSSRNDPHESHPNMNICPVCMGHPGTLPVINREAVMKVIRVGLALRGEINAFSQFDRKNYFYPDLPKGYQISQFEYPIVTGGMLDGVHITRVHLEEDAGRLQHMPDNTLVDYNRAGVPLMELVTEPDIRSAADAKHFAEELRALLRYVGASDADMEKGQMRIEANISLRPKGEEVFGTKVEVKNINSFRAVEKAIEYEMDRQAVLLDAGENITQETRGWNDVKGITVSQRKKEGSSDYRYFPEPDLPPLHLTKEEGWDIEAIRNTLPELPAEKRERFSKQYPINEKQRETLIADKAYADYFEQAASELREWLNGKQESKGEERAITLLANYLTSDVQALMIEKSAHISQILITPENLAELVKMIFTNEISSRVAKDVLMRMFADGSDPSVIVHEEGLAQVSDAGALETVAKEVVEENVKMAEDYKNGKEPALQALVGKVMAKTKGAANPQVVRDVLTQLLQE
- a CDS encoding tRNA (adenosine(37)-N6)-dimethylallyltransferase MiaA; the protein is MPARSLIAIVGPTASGKSELAVFLAKKYDGEIISADSRQVYRDLAIGTNKISGQWQKRDGMEKTTFTYKNIPHYCIDFIDPKETYTVAEFKNCADKAIKDILSRDKTPFLVGGTGLYIDAVVYGIVPPKVPPNKKLREDLSEKTTKELFALLQKCDPARADAIDPDNPRRLIRAIEITTALGSVPLIKKDPQYNTLMLGIKRTEEETKKRITHMVHDMLENGLINEVQSLIKNGIPKERIRELGFEYSYALEYLKAPENEVFGSLQELEHVLIQKNWQYAKRQMTWFKRDKNIRWISSQEEAEDLIQVFLAY
- a CDS encoding threonine--tRNA ligase; this encodes MTQNKKSNTNIEHIRHSLAHILATAVLEKYPKAELGIGPAIDTGFYYDIKFSKPISEDELPAIEKRMREIINENLPFSSEKITPQKARSLFKNQPFKLDLIKEFTKDKKDLTAYTTGNFVDLCKGGHVKNTKEINPDAFKLLKLAGAYWRGDEKNPQLTRIYGVAFSTVKELEDHLMLLEEAVRRDHRKLGRELGLFVFSDIVGPGLPLYTPKGAGILRRIKNFSHALRTEIGYEEVQTPQINKDKLFMNSGHYEKFKDDMFHVSSNYSKEAYFLKPMNCPQHTQIYASEIRSYKDLPVRYADFSLLYRDEKPGELSGLTRLRSFSQDDGHAFLREDQVEQEFKNVLTSINTAMKRYGLSYYIRLSLRDEKNKEGYLGTDAVWKKSQATLKKLLKNNAIDFVTAEGEAAFYGPKMDLIVKDALAREWQISTIQIDFNQPERFNLEYIDEKGKKRRPVMVHSAITGSPERFFGLLIEHYAGAFPFWLAPVQVKVLSINDKVHDYAHTVMQKLVEHNIRVELDTRNESIGKKIREGEKEKIPYLLIIGEKEKDAETVSVREHGNKDGGVQKIDALLKKFEHIL
- a CDS encoding DNA polymerase III subunit alpha, giving the protein MSFVHLHTHSHYSLLDGLSKIDELVAHAKEKNMPALALTDHGNLYGAIEFYQKATKAGIKPIIGVEAYITAGDMTSKIAGIDDKRFHLILLAKNQTGYKNLLKLVTASNLEGYYYKPRMDKNLLKKHADGLIALSGCLSGEIPQALLINDQERAKELADEYRSIFGADNFYIEIGNHPNVPNYPKVVDDLIVFARANAIPLVATQDAHYLHTEDAAAHDVLLAIQTNSHVGDPNRMSMKSDDYSVRAPEEMKELFPHIPEAVENTLRVAEKCNLKLELGTIQLPHYPIPDGKTDAEYLKEMCESRIKNRYPEPAKEIYDRMHYELSVFEKTGFTTYFLMVQDFVNWAKDQGIVVGPGRGSAAGSIVAYILGITNVDPIYYNLLFERFMNPDRISPPDIDLDFADTRRDEVIEYVSRKYGRDHVAQIITFGTMAARAAIRDTGRAMGLPYGFCDRIAKLIPFGYGLEKALAEVAELEELYKKDPQTKELLDAAKKLEGVVRHASTHACGVVITKDSLTDVMPLQYATSGGGEESAKSLVTQYEMHAVEDLGLLKVDFLGLANLSIIEDALLRIKERHGVTLVIDDIPLDDERVFEPFKSGETTGFFQFESAGMRRYLKELRPSEFEDLIAMVSLYRPGPMELIPSYIKRKHGEEKITHLHPKLEPILRSTYGIGIYQEQMMRIARDLAGFTLAEADTLRKAIGKKIVDLLAEQQEKLISGMVKNDIPKETAEAIWELFPPFARYGFNRSHAACYALIAYQTAYLKVHYPAEFMAAIMNADAKNVERMAFLVGECKNINITVSPPSINASNRDFTIVSEHEIRFGFAAIKNLGSNTTDAIIEERKAGGVFTSFEDFLNRMNAGTINKKSLEALVKSGTFDDLEERNRILLNMDAILDYVREAGRAKMQNQSSLFTLLPAEQTAPLLRLPSVEAASMTERLRWEKELLGLYVSGHPLDPFKEKIPRSNSSIATVKQFRSGAAITTAGLISNMKKILTKKGDTMAFLRIEDLSDTIEAVVFPSALKKYGEHLKEENCISIKGKTNEREGETSIICDEIIVMV